The Rhodobacter sp. genome segment TGCCCCGCGGGCGACCGTCTTGCGCAGATCGCTCAACGACGAGGCGTCGATCGCCGCGACGGCGCGGTCGAAATCGAACCCGCCGGGCGTGAACAGGGTGGCCAGGGATTCGGGCGTTTCCGCAGGGGCGGGCGTCGCCGCGGCGGCGTCGGTCGCGGGTGCGGCCGCGGTTGTCGCATCCGCAGCCGGGGCGGCGGCGTCCGTGCCGCCGGCGGCCGCCGGCGCGGTGGCGCTTGCCGCGGCATCGACCGCAGCACCGGCGGCGTCGCTGGTCGCCGCGGCGTTTTCGGCGGCGGTGCCTTGCAGCACCTGCGTCGCGGTCTCGGTCACTTGCGAGACCGCGTCGGACACGGCGCTGGCGGCGTCGGTCACAACCTGGGTCGCGGCGTCAACCACGCTACCGCCGGTGTCGGTGGCGGCGGCCATGGCACCCGAGGCGGCGTCGGTGGTGGCGGCGGCGGCGTCGGTGGCCACGGTCGCGGCACTGTCCGCAGCGGCGGCGGCGGTGTCAGTGGCGGCGGCCACCGCGCCCGAGGCGGCGTCGGTGGTGGCGGCGGCGGCATCGGAGGCCACGGTCGCGGCGCTGTCCGCAGCAGCAGCGGCGGTGTCGGTGGCGGCGGCCACCGCGCCCGAGGCGGCGTCGGTGGTGGCGGCAGCAACGTCGGTCGCGGTGCCAGCCGCGTCGGCGGCGGCGGTGGTCGCCGCATCCACGGCGGCCGCGGCGGTATCGGTCACGGCGGTGGCGGCCGTTTGGGCGGCATCCTGCGCGGCCTGAACCGCATCGCCGGCGGCCTGCGCGGCGGTCTCACCGGCGGTCTGCACGGCGTCGGTCACGGTCTGCGCGGCGTCCTGGACGGCACTCGCCGCCGATCCCTCGACCGGGGCCTGGGTTGCCGTCGCCGCAGGCTCTGGCGTGGTGACCGGCTGCGCGGCGGGCGCGTTCGATGCGGCGGTGGTTTCCACCTGTTGCTGCCCGCGTTGCAGCCAGATTCCGACGGCCGCGGCCAGAACGATGGCGGCGATGACAAGATACTTTTTCATGGCATTCCCTCTGAGAGGCTAATTCTGAGCAGGTAGTCGCATCCCGCGCCGGCAAAAGCAATGCCAGTAAGCGCGTTTCCGCGGGCCTCGGCGGGTGCGCGCCTCTTGCAACCGGGGCGCGGCGCGTCTATTTTCGCGCCCGTCTGACCAACAGAAGGAATTGGACCATAGCCCGCAGACCCCACAACGCCCCGCCGAGCCGCGATACCGGCCCCCGAGTCAACGACCGGATCAGGGCGCCCGAAATCCGACTGATCGGCGCGGAAGGCGAAAACGTCGGCGTCGTATCGCCCGCGCGTGCGTTGCAGATGGCCGAGGAGGCCGGGCTCGACCTGGTCGAGATCTCGCCCAACGCCACCCCCCCGGTCTGCAAGATCATGGACTTCGGCAAGTTCAAGTATGAGCAGCAGAAGCGCGAGGCCGAGGCCCGCAAGAAGCAGAAGATCATCGAAATCAAGGAAATCAAGTTCCGTCCCGGGACCGATACCCATGACTACGATGTGAAGATGCGCAACGTGCTGAAGTTCCTCGAGGATGGCGACAAGGTGAAGATCACCCTGCGCTTCCGGGGCCGCGAGATGGCGCACCAGGACCTGGGCGCCGAGCTTCTGCGCCGCGTCGCCGAGGACGTGGCCGAGGTCGGCAAGGTCGAGAACATGCCCAAGATGGAAGGCCGCCAGATGGTGATGATGATCGGCCCGCGCTGATCGCCCTCGCCGTTTGTGCCGACCACGACGCCGCCCTGAAAGGGGCGGCGTCGTGCCTTGTGCGGGTGCGATTCGCGACGTTTCCGTGGGTCTGGGCGCGCCGGCGGCGTCAGTTGCCGGGCGATTGACCGGGGCGCGCGGGGTGATAGCGGCGGTTTTCGGCGCCCAGGGCCTCGCCCAGGCAGGCGGACTGGCCCTGCACCCAGCTCAGCAAGGCGCGCCGCCCGCGTATCGGCCGCGACAACAGGATGCGCCGCATCGTCGCGGCGCGCCCGCGCGGGCTGTCCAGAAAGATGTCCTGCGGCACCAGCGTTTCGGCGGGCGTCCCCAGCGTGAGCAGCGCGTTGTGGCTGTTCAGCGCGCGGTAGGCGGCGGCGCGGCAGGGGGGCTCGCGGTCCGCACCAGGGCAGACCGCGCGGCACAGACTGTTCAGCGGCGCCGCCGCGCTTGCGTTTGCCAGCCACTGGTCCAGCGTCTGTGCGCTGACGGTGTCGCCCATCAACTGGCGCTGCGCGTCGCCCGGGGGCACCAGCGCGGCGATCGCGGCGCGTCGGTCCGGGTCGGCGAAGCCCCAGAGCAGATACAGCAGATCGGGGTCCACCTGGCCCGGGTCCAGCGCCTGCAAGGCCGGGGTTTCGCGCGCGGCCAGCACGACCAGCGCCTCGCGCGCGGCGCGGGCCTCGCCCAGGGTGGCAAAGCGTTCGATCAGCCCGGTGCCCGCCGAAACCGCCCAAAGCGCGCTCCAGGCCGCGGCCAGCGGCAGGTCGGTGGCGTGGCGCAACCAGCTTTGCCCGGACAACCCCCCGGGCGCTCGCAACAGCGCGATGCGATCGTTGCGGGGGCTGAGCGCCAGGAACGGGCCCTGCAAGGACGGGGTCTTGTCGATCAGTGCCAGCAGCAGTTGCGCGGCCCGGTTCTCGGCCTGGGCAAGCGTGGCGAGGGCGGGCAGCGCGGCGGCCTCGTCATCGGCCAGCCAGTCGCGCAGCGCGCCGGCAAACGCGGGGTCCGCGCTGCCCGGCACCGCCGAGGCGCCCGCAGGCGTGCCCAGCACCGTCAGCACGACGATGGCCAATCGGCACAACGGCCGAAGCAAGCGCAAGAAGGCGTTGACGACTGGCACGGGCAACCGAAAGACAGGGGCGAAAAAGACGGGCGCCGCGCCGGTCGGGGCGCGGCAGCCAAGCGCAGAATGGCGGCGCCGCGACGGTTTCGCAACCGTTTTCGCGGCCCCCGGCGTGAACCTTCAGCCGCGCAGATCGCGCGCGGCGGCCTGCAACTGGTCCAGCGGCAGCGCGCCGCGCAGCAACTGGCCCTGTGCGCCGTCGCCCATCACGAAGGTCGGTGTCCCCGAAATCTGCAGGCGCTGCGCCAGTTCGTGGTTGGCGCGCAGCACCGCGGTGACCTCGTCGCCATTCATCCGTGCCAGCACCGCGTCGCCATCGAGACCGAGATCGGTGGCAATGGCCCGCATGTCGTCCTGGCTGATATCGCCTTCCCAGCCCATCAGGCGTTCGTGCACCTGCGCATAGGGCGTGTCGCCGCCCAGTTGCTGGACGGCCACGGCGAAGCGGCTCATCACCTCGGATTGCGGGCCGAGGATGGGGAATTCCTTGATGACCAGCCGCATCCGGCCGTCGTCGTTCAGCAGTTGCTGCACCACCGGTTGCGCGCGCCGGCAATAGCCGCAGCGATAGTCCATGAATTCGACCAGTGTCAGGTCGCCCTCGACATTGCCGGACACCCAGGAGTGACCGTCGCGAAAGATGTCGTCCGCGTTGATTTCGACCAGGGTGGTGTCCATGTCCGCCTGCGCCTGCTGCTGGCGGCGCTCCAGTTCCGAGACGGCCTCGTAGATCACCTCGGGGTGGTCCATCAGATAGGCGCGGACCTCGGCGCGGAAGGCCTCGCGTTCGCTGTCGGACATCGACGAGGCGGCGAACCCGGTGCCGCCGGCCGGCGCGGTCGAGGTCTGCGCGACGGCGGGCACGGCGGCCAGATGCAGGGCGGTGGCGCAGGCCAGGGCCAGGGCGGAAAGACGGGCAACGACGCGCATGAGGGCTCCTTGGATCAGATCGGCGAAACTTTGCCCATGCGGGGCGGCCAAGATCAACCCCCGTCGCGGCCGCACCCCCGGGCCTGACCCAATCGTGAAGCGGTCGGGGCGCCGCGCGGGGATTCCCTTGCGCGCCGTTTCGCGCTATCCAGTAGGGAAACACGGTCTCGTAAACACGACCCGACAAGAAACGACCCCGAGGAGTGAGCAGGCATGACGCGCGAGAACCGGTCGCGGCTGGCGGTATGGGCAGGGCTTGTCGGTCTGGCGATGGCGATCGCCTGCCTGCTTGGCGCGCCGACGGCGGCCCCCGCCCAGGACCTGGCCGGCCTGGCCCGCACCAGCGGTCCGGCCCGGATCGAAACGGGCTGGCGCGCGCTGACGCTGACCCTGCCGTTGACCCAGCCGGTGCCCTGGCGCACCCGCCTGATGGATGACCCGCATCGCGCCGTGATCGATTTTCGCACCGTGGACTGGACCGGGTTCGACCCCGACGCGGTGACGCTCGGCGGTGCGGCGCAGGCGATCCGGGTCGGCGACGCCGGCGGCGGCTGGAGCCGCATGGTCATCGAACTGGACCGGCCCATGGGATTTGCCGAGGCCGGGCTGACCAGCGATCCGGCGACCGGCGCGGCCGAACTCAGGGTCGTGCTGCGGCCGGTGTCGGACACCGATTTTGCCGCCCAGATGGCCGCGCTGGCGGCGACCGACGGCGCGCCGACCGACGTGTTGCGCGCCCGCGCGGAGCCGCCGCTGGGCCAACGCCGCACGGTGGTGGTGCTGGACCCCGGGCATGGCGGCGTCGATCCCGGCGCAAGCTACGAAGGGGTCAGCGAGGCGCAGGTGGTGTTGATCTTCGCGCTGGAACTGGCCGAGGACCTGCGCCGCACCGGGCGTTACGATGTCGTGCTGACGCGCGACAGCGACCGCTTCGTCTCGCTCGAGGGGCGGATCACGGTGGCGCACGAGGCGCGCGCGGATGTGTTCGTGTCGCTGCACGCCGACGCGGTCGAAGACGGGCAGGCCGTGGGTGCGACGCTCTATACCCTGGCCGAGGAGGCGACCGATGCCGCCGGCGCCGCGCTGGCCGAACGCCACGACCGCGACGACCTGCTGGGCGGCGGCGTCGATCTGACCGGCACCGACGATTCCGTGGCGGCCGTGCTGATGGAGATGGCCCGCGTGCAGACCGGCCCGGCGACCGACCGTCTGGCCCGGGCGCTGGTCGGCGCGATCCGCGCATCGGGGCTGCGGATGCACCGCCACCCCTGGCAGCAGGCGGCGTTCTCGGTGCTGAAGTCGCCCTCGGTGCCCTCGGCGCTGCTCGAGGTCGGCTTTCTGTCCTCGCCGCACGACCGTGGCCGCATCCGCGACGTGCGCTGGCGTCAGCAGATGGAGGCGGCGCTGGTCCGCGGACTGGACGACTGGGTCGCGGGCGAGGTGGCGCAGCAGGGATTGCGGCTGCGCTGAGGACCCGGTCGGACGGTCAGGGCGAGCGGCGCTCGGGGGCATCGAGCCCCCTCGCGCCGGTGGGGGCGAGCCCCACGGTCCCCTGTATCACCTCTGCGCGATTCCCTGCCCGCGGGCACAGGCGGGTTTTGACCCGGGCCGCGCTTGCGTATAGACGAAAGCGCAGCACCCCGGAGCCGCCCTAGGAGCCCCCGTTTGACCCGCGCCATCCTGTCCTTTTTCGGCGGCCTGTTCAGCTTTCTGTTGCTGGGCCTGTTTTTCGGCGCGCTGACCCTGGGCGGGGTGATCTGGGCCTATTCGCACGACCTGCCCTCGACCGATCAGCTGGCCAATTACAGCCCGCCGATGATCAGCCGCGTCTATTCGGGCGAGGGGCAGATGATCGACGAGTTCGCCCGCGAGCGGCGCCTGTTCACCCCGATCGCGGACATTCCGCCCCTGTTGCGCGAGGCATTCATCAGCGCCGAGGACCGGTTTTTCTATGAGCATTCCGGGTTCAACCCGCTGGCGATGCTGGCGGCCGCACGCGATGCCGTCGTCTCGCGCGGGCGCAACATGCGCGGGGCCTCGACCATCACCCAGCAGGTGATGAAGAACTTCCTTTTGTCCTCGGACCGCACCATCGAGCGCAAGATCCGCGAGATCATCCTGGCCTGGCGAGTCGAGCAGACGCTGAGCAAGGACCAGATCCTGGAGCTGTATCTCAACGAAATCTTCCTGGGGCAGAACTCGTTCGGGGTGGCGGCGGCGGCGCAGACCTATTTCAACAAGACGCTCGAAGATCTCAGCATCGAGGAAATGGCCTTTCTCGCCTCGTTGCCGCAGGCGCCGTCCGAATACCACCCGGTGCGGGCGCATGACCGGGTGCTGGCGCGGCGCAACTGGGTGCTGGGCCAGATGGCCGCCAACGGCTACATCACCCAGGCCGAGGCCGAGGCCGCGCAGGCCCGCCCCTTGCTGACGGTGCAGGGCGGCGACATCGCGGCCTTTCGCCAGAACCTGCCGCCGCGCGACTACTTCACCGACGAGATCCGCCGCCAGTTGTCCTCGCAGTTCGGCGAGGAGGAGTTTTTCACCGGCGGCCTGACGATCCGCGCCACCGTCAGCCCGGAATTGCAGGTCACCGCCGCCCACGCCTTGCAGCGCGCGCTCGAGGAATACGACCGCGCGCAGGGCGAATGGCGCGGCACGGGCATCCGGCTGGGCGCCGACGACCTGGTGGACGAGGCGCATTGGCGCGAGGCCCTGGCCCGGGCCGACCTGCCGCGCGACATCACGCTGGACAATCCCTGGCACCCCGCGGTGGTGCTGGACGTGACCCCCGATGTCGCCCATGTCGGCATCGACGGGGTCGAGGACATCGGCCAGATCGACCGGTCGGACATCAACTGGCTGCCGGGATCTCTGGCCGACACGCTGAGCGTGGGCGACGTGGTCTTCGTGCGGGCCGTCACCTCGGACCGGGACGGCAGCTTTCAGCGCTGGTCGCTCAGGCAGGTGCCCGAGGTCGAGGGCGCCTTCATGGCGATGGACGTGAACACCGGCCGCGTGATCGCCATGCAGGGCGGGTTCAGCTATCAGAGTTCCTCGTTCAACCGGGCAACGCAGGCGATGCGGCAACCGGGATCCTCGTTCAAGCCCTTCGTCTATGCGGCGGCGCTGGATTCGGGCTTTACCCCCGCGACCATCATCATCGACGCGCCGATCGAGATCGACACGGGCGAGGGGATATGGCGGCCCAACAACGCCAGCGGCGATTATCTGGGCCCGGCGCCGATGCGGCTGGGAATCGAGCAGTCGCGCAACCTGATGACGATCCGGCTGGCGCAAGAGGTCGGCATGGACGTCGTCGCCGGCTACGCCGAACGCTTTGGCGTCTACGACCGGCTGCAACCCTTCCTGGCGAACGCGCTGGGGGCGCAGGAAACCACGTTGTTCCGGGTCGTCGCCGCCTATGCGATGTTCGCCAACGGCGGCGAGCGGGTGGAACCCACGCTGGTGGACCGCGTGCAGGACCGTTGGGGGCGCACAATCTACCGCCACGACCAGCGGCGCTGCGTCGAATGCGCCGATCCGAACCTGCCGCCGGGCCAGGCGCCCTGGATCGCGTCGGACCGCCAGCGGGTCATGGACCCGATCACCGCCTATCAGCTCACCTCGATGATGCAGGGCGTCGTGCAACGTGGCACCGCGGCCGGCGCGATCAACCTGGGGGTGCCGGTGGCGGGCAAGACCGGCACCACGAACGACGCGCGGGACGTGTGGTTCGTGGGCTATACCTCGACCATGGTGGCGGGCTGCTACATCGGCTTCGACCGGCCGCGGACCCTGGGCCGGCGGGCCTCGGGCGGGCGCATGTGCGCGCCGGTGTTCCAGGAGTTCATGAGCCAGGCGGTGCGCGAGTTCGGCGGCGGCCGCTTTGCCGTCCCGCCCGGCGGCCATTTCATCACCATCGATCGCCACACCGGCGAGCGGGTGCCCGACGGCAGCGGCGGCGATGTCGTGGCCGAATACTTCCGCGACGGCGAGGAGCCGGTGTTCGGCATCGGTGCGCTGATCGACGGCGGCTTTGCCATGGGCCAGTCGCTGCCGGTCTTCGCGCCGGGTTCGGACGCCTCGGGGCTGGTGACGCATGACGGGCAGGACCTGAACGCGCAGGACGAGACCGGCGCGGGCACCATCCAGGTTCCCGCGCAGGCGAGCTTTGGCACGCTGTCGGCCGGTGGTCTCTACTGACCCCACCCGGGGGGCGGGCGGAACGTGGCGTCGCACTTGCACGCGGCGCGCGCAGCGGGTTCATTGGCCCCCTCGGGAGGTATGGCATGATCGTCTTGCACCACGCGCCCCAGTCGCGCAGTTTTCGCGTCCTGTGGTTCCTGCACGAGGCCGGGATCGACCACGACCTGCGCTATCACCTGTTTTCGGGCAAGGGTCTGCGCAGCCCCGAATTCCTGGCGATCTCGCCCGCCGGGCGCGTCCCCGCGATCGAGGTGGACGGCGAAACGCTGTTCGAATCGGGCGCGATCCTGGAGTATCTGGCGGAAACCCGTGCCCCAGCGCTGACCCGCCCGCCGGGCCACCCTGAGCGTGGCAAGTTCCTGGAGTGGCTGCATTACGGCGAAACCATCGCCCAGCATCTGGCGCAGCTGACCTTTCATCACATCGTTCTGGCACCCGCCGACCGCAGCCCCGTCGTGCAAAAGCTGGAGGCCCTGCGCCTCAGCCGCGCGCTTGCCGGACTCGAAGCCGCCCTGACCGGGGACTGGCTGCTGGCGGGCGGGTTCTCGGCGGCGGATATCATGACCGGATCGTCGGTCGAACTGGCCGCGCGGTTCGTGCGCTTCGACAGCTTTCCCCGGCTGACCGCCTGGCGCGCGCGGATCCACGCGCGCCCCGGCTTTCAGGCGGCGCGCGCGGCGGATGGCCCGGCGGAATTGTGGCAGGAGGACTTCTATGGCTGAACCGGTCGAAATCTTCGAGGTCGGTCCGCGCGACGGGTTGCAGAACGAAATACGCCCGATCCCCACGGTCGAGAAGATCGCGCTGGTGGATCGTCTCTCGCAGGCCGGGTTCCGGCGGATCGAGGTGGCCAGCTTCGTCAGCCCCAAATGGGTGCCGCAGATGGCCGACGGCGCCGCGGTTCTGGCCGGCATCGCGCGGGCGCCGGGCGTGCGCTACGCGGCGCTCACGCCCAACATGACGGGCTATGC includes the following:
- a CDS encoding DsbA family protein — protein: MRVVARLSALALACATALHLAAVPAVAQTSTAPAGGTGFAASSMSDSEREAFRAEVRAYLMDHPEVIYEAVSELERRQQQAQADMDTTLVEINADDIFRDGHSWVSGNVEGDLTLVEFMDYRCGYCRRAQPVVQQLLNDDGRMRLVIKEFPILGPQSEVMSRFAVAVQQLGGDTPYAQVHERLMGWEGDISQDDMRAIATDLGLDGDAVLARMNGDEVTAVLRANHELAQRLQISGTPTFVMGDGAQGQLLRGALPLDQLQAAARDLRG
- a CDS encoding glutathione S-transferase family protein, whose protein sequence is MIVLHHAPQSRSFRVLWFLHEAGIDHDLRYHLFSGKGLRSPEFLAISPAGRVPAIEVDGETLFESGAILEYLAETRAPALTRPPGHPERGKFLEWLHYGETIAQHLAQLTFHHIVLAPADRSPVVQKLEALRLSRALAGLEAALTGDWLLAGGFSAADIMTGSSVELAARFVRFDSFPRLTAWRARIHARPGFQAARAADGPAELWQEDFYG
- a CDS encoding translation initiation factor IF-3, whose product is MARRPHNAPPSRDTGPRVNDRIRAPEIRLIGAEGENVGVVSPARALQMAEEAGLDLVEISPNATPPVCKIMDFGKFKYEQQKREAEARKKQKIIEIKEIKFRPGTDTHDYDVKMRNVLKFLEDGDKVKITLRFRGREMAHQDLGAELLRRVAEDVAEVGKVENMPKMEGRQMVMMIGPR
- a CDS encoding penicillin-binding protein 1A encodes the protein MTRAILSFFGGLFSFLLLGLFFGALTLGGVIWAYSHDLPSTDQLANYSPPMISRVYSGEGQMIDEFARERRLFTPIADIPPLLREAFISAEDRFFYEHSGFNPLAMLAAARDAVVSRGRNMRGASTITQQVMKNFLLSSDRTIERKIREIILAWRVEQTLSKDQILELYLNEIFLGQNSFGVAAAAQTYFNKTLEDLSIEEMAFLASLPQAPSEYHPVRAHDRVLARRNWVLGQMAANGYITQAEAEAAQARPLLTVQGGDIAAFRQNLPPRDYFTDEIRRQLSSQFGEEEFFTGGLTIRATVSPELQVTAAHALQRALEEYDRAQGEWRGTGIRLGADDLVDEAHWREALARADLPRDITLDNPWHPAVVLDVTPDVAHVGIDGVEDIGQIDRSDINWLPGSLADTLSVGDVVFVRAVTSDRDGSFQRWSLRQVPEVEGAFMAMDVNTGRVIAMQGGFSYQSSSFNRATQAMRQPGSSFKPFVYAAALDSGFTPATIIIDAPIEIDTGEGIWRPNNASGDYLGPAPMRLGIEQSRNLMTIRLAQEVGMDVVAGYAERFGVYDRLQPFLANALGAQETTLFRVVAAYAMFANGGERVEPTLVDRVQDRWGRTIYRHDQRRCVECADPNLPPGQAPWIASDRQRVMDPITAYQLTSMMQGVVQRGTAAGAINLGVPVAGKTGTTNDARDVWFVGYTSTMVAGCYIGFDRPRTLGRRASGGRMCAPVFQEFMSQAVREFGGGRFAVPPGGHFITIDRHTGERVPDGSGGDVVAEYFRDGEEPVFGIGALIDGGFAMGQSLPVFAPGSDASGLVTHDGQDLNAQDETGAGTIQVPAQASFGTLSAGGLY
- a CDS encoding N-acetylmuramoyl-L-alanine amidase → MTRENRSRLAVWAGLVGLAMAIACLLGAPTAAPAQDLAGLARTSGPARIETGWRALTLTLPLTQPVPWRTRLMDDPHRAVIDFRTVDWTGFDPDAVTLGGAAQAIRVGDAGGGWSRMVIELDRPMGFAEAGLTSDPATGAAELRVVLRPVSDTDFAAQMAALAATDGAPTDVLRARAEPPLGQRRTVVVLDPGHGGVDPGASYEGVSEAQVVLIFALELAEDLRRTGRYDVVLTRDSDRFVSLEGRITVAHEARADVFVSLHADAVEDGQAVGATLYTLAEEATDAAGAALAERHDRDDLLGGGVDLTGTDDSVAAVLMEMARVQTGPATDRLARALVGAIRASGLRMHRHPWQQAAFSVLKSPSVPSALLEVGFLSSPHDRGRIRDVRWRQQMEAALVRGLDDWVAGEVAQQGLRLR